From a single Okeanomitos corallinicola TIOX110 genomic region:
- the dnaJ gene encoding molecular chaperone DnaJ, whose protein sequence is MARDYYEILGVSRDADKEEIKQAYRRQARKFHPDVNKEPGAEERFKEINRAYEVLSEPDTRERYNRFGEAGVSGAAGAGFQDMGDMGGFADIFESIFSGFAGGMGGPSQQRRPNAPARGDDLRLDLKLDFQEAVFGGEKEIRIAHLETCEVCSGSGAKPGTRPRTCSTCSGSGQVRRVTRTPFGSFTQVSTCPTCNGTGSVVEDKCDACDGRGANQVTKKLKITIPAGVDNGTRLRISQEGDAGQRGGPPGDLYVYLFVNEDEEFHRDGINVLSEIKLSYLQAILGCRLEVNTVDGPVELIVPAGTQPNTVMKLENRGVPRLGNPVSRGDHLLTVLIDIPTKITPEERELLEKLAKIKGDRTGKGGLEGFLGSLFK, encoded by the coding sequence ATGGCCCGCGACTATTATGAAATTCTAGGTGTCTCTCGTGATGCCGACAAAGAGGAAATTAAACAGGCTTACCGCCGTCAGGCTCGAAAGTTTCACCCTGATGTGAACAAAGAACCTGGTGCTGAAGAAAGGTTTAAGGAAATCAACCGCGCTTATGAAGTGCTGTCTGAGCCAGATACCCGCGAACGTTACAACCGTTTTGGTGAAGCTGGGGTTTCTGGTGCTGCTGGTGCTGGCTTCCAAGATATGGGAGATATGGGCGGTTTTGCTGATATTTTTGAAAGTATTTTTAGTGGCTTTGCTGGGGGAATGGGTGGCCCTAGCCAACAGCGAAGACCTAATGCTCCCGCACGTGGGGATGATTTACGGCTAGACCTGAAGTTAGATTTTCAGGAAGCTGTATTTGGCGGTGAAAAGGAAATTCGCATTGCCCATTTAGAAACTTGTGAAGTTTGTAGTGGTTCTGGTGCTAAACCTGGAACTCGTCCCCGCACTTGTAGCACTTGTAGCGGTTCTGGTCAGGTAAGACGAGTGACTAGAACTCCTTTTGGTAGTTTTACTCAAGTGTCTACTTGTCCTACCTGTAATGGGACAGGTTCAGTAGTGGAGGATAAATGTGATGCCTGTGATGGTAGAGGGGCAAATCAAGTTACCAAGAAGCTGAAAATTACTATTCCAGCTGGGGTAGATAATGGTACACGTTTACGGATCTCCCAAGAAGGTGATGCTGGTCAACGGGGTGGACCACCAGGAGATTTATATGTTTACTTGTTTGTCAATGAGGATGAGGAATTTCACCGGGATGGTATTAATGTCCTTTCGGAAATCAAATTAAGCTACTTACAAGCTATTTTAGGTTGCCGTTTAGAGGTGAATACTGTAGATGGTCCGGTGGAGTTGATTGTGCCGGCGGGAACTCAACCTAATACGGTGATGAAATTGGAAAATCGCGGTGTTCCCCGGTTAGGAAACCCTGTGAGTAGGGGTGATCATTTACTCACCGTCTTAATTGATATTCCTACTAAGATCACCCCAGAGGAACGAGAGTTATTGGAAAAACTGGCTAAAATCAAAGGAGATAGAACTGGTAAGGGTGGTTTAGAAGGTTTTTTGGGAAGTTTATTTAAGTGA
- a CDS encoding sulfurtransferase TusA family protein: MSISSLLVPDAQLDLRGTPCPINFVKTKLRLEQMPDGSLLEVWLDGGEPIEQVPDSLTMAGFQVEKITDCADYFSLLVRRPVTAA; encoded by the coding sequence ATGAGTATATCTTCTTTGTTAGTTCCTGATGCTCAATTGGACTTGCGCGGTACTCCTTGTCCAATTAATTTTGTGAAGACAAAGTTACGTTTGGAACAAATGCCAGATGGAAGTTTGTTGGAAGTCTGGTTAGATGGGGGTGAACCGATTGAACAAGTTCCCGATAGTCTAACTATGGCAGGATTTCAGGTGGAAAAAATTACTGACTGTGCTGATTATTTTTCTCTGTTGGTACGTCGTCCTGTGACTGCTGCATGA
- the rsgA gene encoding small ribosomal subunit biogenesis GTPase RsgA: MKEDSICTTGELLGTVLAVQANFYRVQLDQGVRSQEGGTAVRPYRSQKSEIIESDSLLSPVPSPPPPTLLCTRRTRLKKIGQQVMVGDRVVVEEPDWSGKRGAISDVLPRHSELDRPAIANVNQILLVFAVADPPLEPFQLSRFLIKAESTGVDVILCLNKCDLVSLEEKQEISDRLQSWGYKPIFISVQNHINITEVANYLNHKITVIAGPSGVGKSSLINMLIPDANLRVGEVSGKLARGRHTTRHTELFEMPNGGLLADTPGFNQPDLNCTPEELIYYFPEARKLLENGSCRFTDCLHRDEPGCVVGDDWERYEHYLEFLNDAISYQTFLKEQSDPESTLKLKSKKGQNQYEPKLETKKYRRVSRRVQVQNLQDLDLEGEE; encoded by the coding sequence ATGAAGGAAGATTCTATTTGTACTACTGGGGAGTTACTGGGTACGGTGTTAGCTGTACAGGCTAATTTTTACCGTGTGCAGTTAGATCAAGGGGTCAGGAGTCAGGAGGGGGGAACGGCCGTTCGCCCGTACAGGAGTCAGAAGTCAGAAATCATAGAAAGTGATTCTTTACTGTCACCTGTTCCCTCTCCCCCTCCCCCCACTCTCCTCTGTACTCGCAGAACTCGGTTAAAGAAAATCGGTCAGCAGGTGATGGTGGGCGATCGCGTGGTTGTGGAAGAACCTGACTGGAGTGGGAAACGGGGGGCAATATCTGATGTTTTACCCCGTCATAGTGAGTTAGATAGACCGGCGATCGCTAATGTTAATCAAATTCTGTTGGTTTTTGCTGTTGCTGATCCACCTTTAGAACCTTTCCAGTTAAGCAGATTTTTAATTAAGGCTGAATCTACGGGTGTAGATGTAATTCTGTGTCTCAATAAATGTGATTTAGTTTCCCTAGAGGAAAAACAGGAAATTAGCGATCGCCTCCAAAGTTGGGGATATAAACCAATTTTTATTAGTGTCCAAAATCACATTAATATTACCGAAGTTGCTAATTATTTAAACCATAAAATTACTGTGATTGCCGGGCCTTCTGGGGTGGGTAAGTCCAGTTTAATTAATATGTTAATTCCTGATGCTAATTTGCGGGTAGGGGAAGTTTCCGGTAAATTAGCCCGTGGTCGTCATACTACCCGTCATACAGAATTATTTGAAATGCCCAATGGTGGTTTGTTAGCTGATACTCCGGGTTTTAATCAACCTGATTTGAATTGTACTCCAGAGGAATTAATCTATTATTTCCCAGAAGCTAGAAAGCTGTTAGAAAATGGAAGTTGTCGGTTTACTGATTGTTTACATCGGGATGAACCGGGTTGTGTGGTGGGTGATGACTGGGAAAGATACGAACATTATTTGGAATTTTTAAATGATGCAATATCCTATCAAACTTTTTTGAAGGAACAATCTGATCCTGAGTCTACTTTGAAATTAAAAAGTAAAAAAGGTCAAAATCAATATGAACCTAAGTTAGAAACTAAAAAATATCGTCGGGTTTCTCGTCGGGTACAAGTGCAAAATTTACAAGATTTGGATTTAGAGGGTGAGGAGTAG
- a CDS encoding type II toxin-antitoxin system Phd/YefM family antitoxin has translation MRRSKVNLTKDNFYDSLSLLLTECIPMSKSININEAKDQLLQLPKQLENESAIIITNEELPVMVAISYDQYISMLETMDILSDPEFKEQLIAGIKEDQQDQRVSWSDAMNELEW, from the coding sequence ATGAGGAGAAGTAAAGTTAATCTGACAAAAGACAATTTTTATGATAGCCTAAGTTTATTATTAACAGAATGTATTCCTATGTCTAAATCAATTAATATTAACGAAGCAAAAGATCAACTTCTTCAATTGCCGAAACAGTTAGAAAATGAATCGGCAATTATTATTACAAATGAAGAATTACCAGTAATGGTAGCCATTAGTTATGATCAGTATATTTCTATGTTAGAAACTATGGATATCTTATCTGATCCAGAATTTAAAGAACAATTAATAGCTGGGATTAAGGAAGACCAACAAGATCAAAGAGTAAGTTGGTCAGATGCAATGAATGAATTAGAATGGTAA
- a CDS encoding type II toxin-antitoxin system mRNA interferase toxin, RelE/StbE family, with protein MEYEIEFIPLAIKLLKKVKDQREQKALRQKIEKLKIEPEKQGKALTGQFQGYRSVRAVGQRYRIIYRIDQDRIIVVIVGVGMRRECDRQDIYKVLETELEEE; from the coding sequence ATGGAATATGAAATTGAGTTTATTCCTTTAGCTATTAAGTTACTGAAAAAAGTCAAAGATCAACGAGAACAAAAAGCACTTCGTCAAAAAATAGAAAAACTCAAAATAGAACCAGAAAAACAGGGTAAAGCTCTAACAGGTCAGTTTCAAGGTTATCGTAGTGTCAGGGCAGTTGGTCAACGCTATCGTATTATTTATCGAATTGATCAAGATAGAATTATTGTGGTTATTGTTGGTGTGGGAATGCGTCGAGAGTGTGATAGACAAGATATTTATAAAGTTCTAGAAACTGAGTTAGAAGAAGAATAA
- a CDS encoding D-alanine--D-alanine ligase: MSKLRILYLTGSAESDFYCNLSRLYAEDSIKAIANQSYYDILIAYITPDSQWRFPASFSPEDIANSQPMQLSQAMDFLIAQNIDLVLPQMFCIPGMTHYRAILDLLKIPYIGNTPDLMALTAHKAKAKAIVAAAGVKVPDGEVLRAGDVPTIQPPVIVKPANADNSLGIALVKDAAEYETALKEAFKYAEEVIVEKYIELGREVRCGVLVKDGELIGLPLEEYLVDSENKPIRSYADKLKQGDDGNLDYAAKDGVKSWIVDINDPITEKVQAVAKKCHQALGCRHYSLFDFRIDPNGEPYFLEAGLYCSFAPTSVIASTAKAAGISLDELLEIAIQETLK; encoded by the coding sequence ATGTCAAAACTACGTATTCTTTACTTAACTGGTTCAGCGGAAAGTGATTTTTACTGTAATTTATCACGTCTTTATGCTGAAGATTCTATCAAGGCGATCGCAAATCAATCATACTATGATATTTTGATTGCATATATCACACCTGATAGTCAGTGGAGATTTCCAGCTTCCTTCAGTCCTGAAGATATTGCTAACAGTCAACCTATGCAGCTATCTCAAGCTATGGATTTTCTGATAGCGCAAAATATTGATCTGGTGTTACCACAAATGTTTTGTATTCCGGGAATGACCCACTACCGTGCTATTTTGGATCTGCTGAAAATTCCCTACATAGGTAATACCCCAGATTTGATGGCTTTAACAGCACATAAAGCTAAAGCTAAAGCTATTGTAGCTGCTGCGGGGGTAAAAGTTCCTGATGGGGAAGTTTTGCGTGCTGGAGATGTTCCTACTATTCAACCTCCAGTTATTGTTAAACCAGCAAATGCTGATAATTCTTTAGGAATAGCTTTAGTTAAAGATGCTGCTGAATATGAAACTGCTTTAAAGGAAGCTTTTAAATATGCAGAGGAAGTAATAGTAGAAAAGTACATTGAACTGGGTAGAGAAGTTAGATGTGGTGTTTTAGTTAAGGATGGGGAGTTAATAGGTTTACCACTGGAAGAATATCTAGTGGACTCTGAAAATAAACCCATTCGTAGTTATGCTGATAAACTCAAACAAGGGGATGATGGTAATTTAGATTATGCTGCTAAAGATGGCGTGAAATCTTGGATTGTAGATATTAATGATCCTATTACTGAAAAAGTGCAAGCAGTAGCTAAAAAATGCCATCAAGCATTAGGATGTCGTCATTATAGTTTATTTGATTTTCGGATTGATCCGAATGGAGAACCTTATTTTTTAGAAGCTGGTTTATATTGTTCTTTTGCACCTACAAGTGTAATTGCATCTACGGCCAAAGCAGCGGGAATTTCTCTGGATGAGTTGTTAGAAATAGCAATACAAGAAACATTAAAATGA
- a CDS encoding ATP-grasp domain-containing protein codes for MKKIKSLLQNIGTLTLLLLMFPINLTLVITALLTNIITLPFQKKITCEKPKKILLTGGKMTKSLQLARSFHRAGHKVFMVETHKYWLSGHQFSNAVSKFFTVPAPEKNPEGYIQGLLNIVKQEKIDVFIPVSSPVASYYDSLAKPVLSPYCEVFHFDPEMTKTLDDKFSLCEQARILGLTAPKAFLINSPEEILNFDFSKEQNPYIIKSIQYDSVTRLDMTKFPCEGMDEYVKELPISKERPWVMQEFIKGQEYCTHSTVRDGEIRLHCCSQSSPFQVNYQQVDNPEILQWVQKFVKDLNLTGQISFDFIQTADGQVYPIECNPRTHTAITMFHDHPGLADAYLEPGKNQPHIEPLPTSKPTYWLYHELWRLTGIRSFSDLKYWIIKVTKGKDAMLQKDDPFPFLMVHHWQITLLLIQNLLKFKGWVKIDFNIGKLVEIGGD; via the coding sequence ATGAAAAAAATAAAATCCCTACTTCAAAACATAGGAACATTAACATTACTCCTCCTAATGTTCCCTATCAACCTCACCCTAGTCATCACCGCATTACTTACCAACATCATCACCCTACCATTTCAGAAAAAAATCACCTGCGAAAAACCCAAAAAAATCCTATTAACTGGGGGAAAAATGACAAAATCATTACAACTTGCAAGGTCATTTCATCGCGCAGGACATAAAGTATTTATGGTAGAAACCCATAAATATTGGTTATCAGGACATCAGTTTTCTAATGCAGTTTCTAAATTCTTCACAGTACCTGCACCAGAAAAAAATCCAGAAGGATATATTCAAGGATTATTAAATATAGTAAAACAAGAAAAAATAGATGTATTTATTCCCGTTTCTAGTCCTGTTGCAAGTTATTATGATTCCTTAGCAAAACCAGTTTTATCACCTTATTGTGAAGTGTTTCATTTCGATCCAGAAATGACCAAAACATTAGATGATAAATTTAGTTTGTGTGAACAAGCGCGGATTTTAGGTTTAACAGCACCCAAAGCATTTTTAATCAATTCCCCTGAAGAAATTCTCAACTTTGATTTTTCAAAAGAGCAAAATCCATACATTATCAAAAGTATTCAATATGATTCTGTAACTCGTTTGGATATGACGAAATTTCCCTGTGAGGGAATGGATGAATATGTAAAAGAATTACCCATTAGTAAAGAAAGACCTTGGGTAATGCAGGAGTTTATTAAAGGTCAAGAATATTGTACCCACAGTACAGTTAGAGATGGGGAAATTCGTTTACATTGCTGTTCTCAATCTTCTCCTTTTCAAGTTAATTATCAACAGGTTGATAACCCAGAAATTTTGCAATGGGTACAAAAATTCGTCAAAGATTTAAATTTAACCGGACAGATTTCTTTTGATTTTATTCAAACAGCAGATGGTCAGGTTTACCCAATAGAATGTAACCCTAGAACCCATACTGCAATTACTATGTTTCATGATCATCCAGGGTTAGCAGATGCTTATTTAGAACCTGGTAAAAATCAACCACATATAGAACCTTTACCGACAAGTAAACCAACTTATTGGTTATATCATGAACTATGGAGATTGACGGGAATTAGGTCTTTTAGTGATTTAAAATATTGGATTATTAAAGTTACTAAAGGTAAAGATGCAATGCTGCAAAAAGATGATCCTTTTCCATTTTTAATGGTGCATCATTGGCAAATTACTTTGTTGTTAATCCAGAATCTTTTGAAATTTAAAGGTTGGGTAAAAATAGATTTTAATATTGGTAAGTTAGTGGAAATTGGTGGAGATTAG
- a CDS encoding class I SAM-dependent methyltransferase: protein MTETLTKINQPRPVTPLGILVEELETTLKLAKQENISPELAVSLQKVYELAAGIDPYLEENTTNESPELKALSEKSAAEDWSQRFDDGETVRQLEQEMLSGHIEGQTLKMFVSMTKAKRILEIGMFTGYSALAMAEALPADGDIIACEVDEYVSEFAKKCFKISEHGKKIKVKTAPAIETLKELIDAKQTFDLVFIDADKGGYVDYFNLLIETDLLAKDGFICVDNTLLQGQPYLPPEKRTANGEAIAKFNQTVTQDPRVEQVILPLRDGLTIIKRK, encoded by the coding sequence ATGACTGAAACACTTACAAAGATTAATCAACCTCGGCCTGTTACACCCTTGGGTATTTTAGTTGAAGAATTGGAAACAACTTTAAAACTAGCTAAACAGGAAAATATATCACCTGAACTTGCAGTTTCTCTGCAAAAAGTTTATGAATTAGCTGCGGGAATAGATCCTTATTTAGAGGAAAATACCACAAATGAATCTCCGGAATTAAAAGCATTATCAGAAAAAAGTGCTGCTGAAGATTGGAGTCAAAGATTTGATGATGGTGAAACAGTCCGTCAATTAGAACAAGAAATGTTATCTGGTCATATTGAAGGACAAACTTTAAAAATGTTTGTGTCCATGACTAAAGCAAAACGGATTTTAGAAATTGGAATGTTTACCGGATATTCTGCTTTAGCAATGGCAGAAGCATTACCAGCAGATGGTGATATAATTGCCTGTGAAGTAGATGAATATGTCTCAGAATTTGCGAAAAAATGTTTTAAAATATCTGAACATGGTAAAAAAATAAAAGTTAAAACCGCACCTGCAATAGAAACACTTAAAGAATTAATTGATGCTAAACAAACATTTGATTTAGTATTCATAGATGCTGATAAAGGTGGGTATGTTGATTATTTCAACCTGCTGATAGAAACCGACCTATTAGCAAAAGATGGATTTATTTGTGTAGACAACACCTTATTACAAGGACAACCATACTTACCACCAGAAAAAAGAACAGCAAACGGAGAAGCAATAGCGAAATTTAATCAAACAGTCACCCAAGATCCCAGAGTAGAACAAGTCATATTACCATTAAGAGATGGTTTAACAATCATCAAAAGAAAGTAA
- a CDS encoding sedoheptulose 7-phosphate cyclase has product MTPQSILQNPEISEKLLVDSEELASQVEDDTIRLTHGEKYLTSQWYTGSGEIAHKKDGRSFEVSATFTLTAEVKVIEGVFQPGNETLANIYNSRGRCVAVIDQTVNELYGEQVRKYFDAHEIPLEIMAFRAWEADKTPETVHKILGFLGKDGCDVSRNEPVLIIGGGVLSDVAGLACSLQHRRTPYIMVGTTVVAAIDAGPSPRTCTNGKQFKNSIGAYHPPVLTLVDRSFFRTLATGHIRNGMAEIIKMAVTDDPVLFELLEKYGPRLIETHFATIDADEKLAEIADEIIYRALFSYMKHEGTNMFETYQDRPHAYGHTWSPRFEPAVKMMHGHAVTTGMAFGATLAVEMNWLKSEDRDRIIALCQSLGLTVYHPVLEDMDIMIEGQKNMRRKRGDGGLWAPVPRGGIGACDYIQEVPPELLETAVAAHKAVCQTLTNQGAGEEMYLSDLGLE; this is encoded by the coding sequence ATGACACCACAAAGCATATTACAAAACCCAGAAATCTCAGAGAAGTTGCTTGTAGATTCGGAAGAATTAGCCAGTCAAGTAGAAGACGATACCATTAGACTTACCCATGGGGAAAAATATCTCACATCCCAGTGGTACACAGGTTCGGGGGAAATAGCGCATAAAAAAGATGGACGTTCCTTTGAAGTTTCCGCTACTTTTACCTTGACAGCAGAAGTAAAGGTAATAGAAGGAGTATTTCAACCAGGAAACGAGACCTTAGCTAACATATACAATAGTCGTGGCCGCTGTGTTGCAGTCATAGACCAGACAGTAAATGAATTGTATGGTGAGCAGGTTCGTAAATATTTTGATGCTCATGAAATACCATTAGAAATAATGGCTTTTCGAGCTTGGGAAGCAGATAAAACCCCAGAAACAGTACATAAAATTTTAGGGTTTTTAGGTAAAGATGGTTGTGATGTTTCCCGCAACGAACCCGTATTAATTATTGGTGGTGGTGTTTTAAGTGATGTTGCTGGTTTAGCTTGTTCTTTACAACACCGTCGTACACCTTATATTATGGTGGGAACAACCGTAGTTGCAGCCATTGATGCTGGGCCTTCACCCCGTACCTGTACCAACGGAAAACAGTTCAAAAATAGTATTGGTGCATATCATCCCCCTGTATTGACCTTAGTAGACCGGAGTTTCTTCCGTACCTTAGCAACTGGTCATATTCGGAACGGGATGGCAGAAATTATCAAAATGGCCGTGACTGATGATCCAGTCCTATTTGAATTGTTAGAGAAGTACGGACCCCGGTTAATAGAAACTCATTTTGCGACTATAGACGCAGATGAGAAACTAGCGGAAATTGCCGACGAAATTATTTATCGTGCTTTGTTTTCCTACATGAAACATGAGGGAACAAATATGTTCGAGACTTATCAAGATCGTCCTCATGCTTATGGACATACTTGGAGTCCTCGGTTTGAACCTGCGGTGAAAATGATGCACGGTCATGCGGTGACAACAGGAATGGCTTTTGGTGCAACCTTAGCGGTAGAGATGAATTGGTTAAAATCAGAAGACCGCGATCGCATTATCGCATTATGTCAGTCTTTGGGTTTAACAGTTTATCATCCCGTCCTTGAAGACATGGATATCATGATCGAAGGACAAAAAAATATGCGTCGGAAGCGGGGAGATGGTGGACTATGGGCCCCCGTTCCTAGAGGTGGTATTGGTGCTTGTGATTACATCCAAGAAGTCCCCCCAGAATTATTAGAAACAGCGGTAGCAGCACATAAAGCTGTGTGTCAAACATTAACAAATCAAGGTGCAGGGGAAGAAATGTATCTAAGTGATTTGGGTTTGGAGTAA
- a CDS encoding glycoside hydrolase family 57 protein, with amino-acid sequence MAIGYVALVLHAHLPFVRHPESDYVLEEEWLYEAITETYIPLLKVFEGLKRDGIDFKITMSMTPPLVSMLRDPLLQERYDAHLSQLEELIELEAERNVHNGHMLYLAEHYATEFNEARQVWEKYNGDLVTAFKEYQDSNNLEIITCGATHGYMPLMKMYPQAVWAQIQVACEHYEETFGQAPRGIWLPECAYYEGLERMLADAGLRYFLTDGHGILYARPRPRFGTYAPIFTEPGVAAFGRDHESSQQVWSSEVGYPGAAEYREFYKDLGWEAEYEYIKPYIMPNGQRKNTGIKYHKITGRGLGLSDKALYDPYWAREKAAEHSANFMYNRERQAEHLHGVMGRPPIIVSPYDAELFGHWWYEGPWFIDYLFRKSWYDQSTYEMTHLADYLRVNPSQQVCRPSQSSWGYKGFHEYWLNETNAWIYPHLHKAAERMIEISQLEPEDELQWKALNQAARELLLAQSSDWAFIMRTGTMVPYAVRRTRSHLMRFNKLYEDVKVGKVDSGWLEKVELMDNIFPNINYRVYRPV; translated from the coding sequence ATGGCTATAGGCTACGTCGCACTTGTACTTCACGCACATTTACCCTTCGTTCGTCACCCAGAAAGTGACTACGTGCTGGAAGAAGAATGGCTTTATGAAGCCATTACAGAAACATACATTCCTTTATTGAAAGTATTTGAAGGCTTAAAACGAGATGGCATAGACTTTAAAATCACTATGAGTATGACACCGCCCCTGGTGTCTATGTTGCGTGATCCTTTGCTGCAAGAACGTTATGATGCTCACCTTTCCCAGTTGGAAGAACTGATAGAACTGGAAGCAGAACGCAATGTTCACAACGGCCATATGCTTTATCTGGCCGAACATTACGCCACAGAATTTAATGAAGCTCGTCAGGTTTGGGAAAAATACAATGGTGATTTGGTTACAGCCTTTAAGGAATACCAAGATAGTAACAATCTAGAAATTATTACTTGTGGTGCTACCCACGGCTATATGCCATTGATGAAAATGTATCCCCAAGCAGTTTGGGCGCAAATTCAGGTAGCTTGTGAACATTACGAGGAAACTTTTGGTCAAGCACCTAGAGGTATTTGGTTGCCAGAATGCGCTTACTATGAGGGTTTAGAGCGAATGCTGGCAGATGCTGGTTTACGCTATTTCCTCACAGATGGACATGGGATTTTATATGCTCGTCCTCGTCCTCGTTTTGGTACTTATGCCCCCATTTTTACAGAACCAGGTGTAGCTGCTTTTGGGCGAGATCATGAATCTTCTCAACAGGTATGGTCTTCAGAAGTCGGTTATCCTGGGGCGGCAGAATACCGGGAATTCTACAAGGATTTGGGCTGGGAAGCTGAATATGAATATATTAAGCCCTACATCATGCCCAACGGACAACGTAAAAATACTGGTATTAAGTATCATAAAATTACTGGACGTGGTTTAGGACTTTCTGATAAAGCTTTGTATGATCCTTATTGGGCAAGGGAAAAGGCAGCGGAACACTCTGCTAATTTTATGTATAATCGGGAACGACAAGCAGAGCATCTCCATGGAGTAATGGGAAGGCCGCCGATTATTGTGTCTCCCTATGATGCAGAGTTATTTGGTCACTGGTGGTATGAAGGCCCTTGGTTTATTGATTACCTATTCCGTAAATCTTGGTATGACCAAAGCACTTATGAAATGACTCATTTAGCTGATTATTTGCGGGTTAATCCAAGTCAACAGGTCTGTCGTCCTTCCCAGTCTAGTTGGGGTTATAAGGGTTTCCATGAATATTGGTTGAATGAAACTAATGCTTGGATTTATCCCCATTTGCACAAGGCTGCGGAACGAATGATCGAGATTTCCCAGTTAGAACCAGAGGATGAGTTACAGTGGAAGGCTTTAAACCAAGCAGCGCGGGAGTTATTGTTAGCTCAATCTTCTGACTGGGCGTTTATTATGCGAACGGGAACAATGGTTCCTTATGCGGTGAGAAGAACGCGATCGCACTTAATGCGGTTTAATAAATTGTATGAAGATGTGAAGGTTGGCAAGGTGGATAGCGGTTGGTTGGAAAAAGTAGAGTTGATGGATAACATTTTCCCCAACATTAATTATCGTGTTTATCGGCCCGTCTAG